A genomic region of Coraliomargarita sinensis contains the following coding sequences:
- a CDS encoding mechanosensitive ion channel family protein produces the protein MNTEIVAGNTLWRITGLFGLLLVGFTAGKLLKFILSRRAEQLREPRPIIAATLGAIGRAAPFLAFALGLAAGTSLLVLNGASELVGTCVAIVVTLAISWTAICLVDAPKAWMTQRAGQTESKLDDMLAPIVSKSLIATIVVLTVVQIAQILSGKEITSILAGLGIGGLAFALAAQDTIKNLFGSMVLLADRPFEVGDRIVVDSTDGTVETVGMRSTRVRTLTGHLVTIPNGELANKSIENVTKRPHIRRIFNITITYDTPPAKVAEAKAILEEIMKDHEGMDPEFPPRVFFNEFQNSALNLFCIYWYHPALWWDYLALTERINMQILERFNEAGIDFAFPTQTVHLAGDPSRPLEVGVKGS, from the coding sequence ATGAATACGGAGATTGTGGCGGGGAATACCCTTTGGCGCATCACCGGACTGTTTGGCCTCCTGCTCGTCGGCTTTACCGCCGGTAAGCTGCTGAAGTTTATACTCTCCCGCCGGGCAGAACAGTTGCGCGAGCCGCGCCCGATCATCGCAGCGACCCTCGGGGCGATTGGACGGGCCGCTCCCTTTCTCGCTTTTGCCCTGGGCCTCGCCGCCGGCACCAGCTTGCTCGTTCTCAATGGTGCGAGTGAGCTGGTCGGCACCTGTGTCGCGATCGTCGTGACCCTGGCGATTTCCTGGACCGCGATCTGTCTGGTCGATGCCCCCAAAGCCTGGATGACCCAGCGGGCCGGGCAAACGGAGAGCAAGCTGGATGATATGCTCGCCCCCATCGTTTCGAAGAGCCTGATCGCGACTATTGTTGTTCTGACGGTGGTGCAAATTGCCCAGATTCTCAGCGGTAAGGAGATCACCTCGATTCTGGCCGGTCTCGGCATCGGCGGCCTGGCCTTCGCTCTCGCAGCGCAGGATACGATTAAAAATCTTTTCGGCTCCATGGTGCTTCTGGCCGACCGGCCCTTTGAAGTCGGTGACCGTATCGTCGTCGACAGCACCGACGGTACAGTCGAGACCGTCGGCATGCGCTCGACCCGGGTTCGAACGCTGACCGGTCACCTGGTTACGATCCCCAACGGAGAACTGGCCAATAAGTCGATCGAGAATGTCACCAAGCGGCCGCATATCCGGCGGATCTTTAACATCACCATCACCTACGACACCCCTCCCGCCAAGGTAGCCGAAGCCAAAGCTATTCTCGAGGAGATCATGAAAGACCACGAAGGCATGGACCCCGAATTTCCACCCCGGGTCTTCTTTAACGAGTTTCAAAACTCCGCGCTGAATCTCTTCTGCATTTACTGGTATCACCCGGCGCTGTGGTGGGACTATCTCGCCCTGACGGAGCGCATCAACATGCAGATCCTCGAGCGCTTCAACGAGGCCGGAATCGACTTTGCCTTCCCCACACAAACCGTCCATCTAGCCGGTGATCCCTCGCGGCCCCTGGAAGTGGGGGTGAAGGGAAGTTAG
- the dapF gene encoding diaminopimelate epimerase translates to MQFSKYHALGNDYLVLNPKDGDLPDEAGIVRICHRNFGLGSDGILYGPLDTDKADFGLRILNPDGSEAEKSGNGLRIFARYLFDAGLVKNEAFTVDTPGGVVTCKIADNAESITVDMGKVNFGMDHIPVDGPEQADHNIGQKLDINGTEYTAYIADIGNPHCVIPQPEISKELACKDGAVIEKHSLFPNRTNVQFLKVIDRNNIEIEIWERGAGYTLASGSSSSASAAVAHRIGLCDKEITVHMPGGKIGITIGDDFAVRMTGPATRVAKMDFDEEALGFSV, encoded by the coding sequence ATGCAATTCAGCAAATATCACGCTCTCGGTAACGATTACCTTGTTCTCAATCCCAAGGACGGCGACCTGCCGGACGAAGCCGGCATCGTCCGGATTTGCCACCGCAACTTCGGGCTGGGCTCGGACGGCATCCTTTACGGTCCGCTCGACACGGATAAGGCCGACTTCGGCCTGCGCATTCTCAATCCGGATGGCTCTGAGGCGGAAAAGAGCGGCAACGGTCTGCGCATCTTCGCGCGTTATCTCTTTGATGCGGGCCTGGTTAAAAACGAAGCCTTTACGGTGGACACCCCGGGCGGCGTTGTTACCTGCAAGATCGCGGACAATGCGGAGTCCATCACGGTCGACATGGGTAAGGTCAACTTCGGCATGGACCACATCCCGGTCGACGGCCCCGAACAGGCCGATCACAACATTGGGCAGAAGCTCGACATCAACGGCACCGAATACACCGCTTACATTGCCGATATCGGCAACCCGCACTGCGTCATCCCGCAGCCGGAAATCAGCAAAGAACTCGCCTGTAAAGACGGTGCCGTCATTGAAAAACATTCCCTTTTCCCGAACCGCACCAACGTGCAATTCCTCAAGGTAATTGACCGCAACAATATCGAGATCGAGATATGGGAACGTGGTGCCGGCTACACACTTGCCTCCGGCTCCAGCAGCAGCGCCTCGGCCGCCGTCGCCCATCGCATCGGTCTCTGCGACAAGGAAATCACCGTGCACATGCCGGGCGGCAAGATCGGCATCACCATCGGCGACGACTTCGCCGTCCGCATGACCGGACCGGCGACCCGCGTCGCCAAGATGGACTTTGACGAGGAAGCGCTGGGGTTTTCGGTATAG
- the hemN gene encoding oxygen-independent coproporphyrinogen III oxidase, translating into MRISEQDLQLIEKYNRPGPRYTSYPPANHFREYQDPAPLLTSVESGEAPLSLYFHLPFCETLCWFCGCHMIPTLDRNRATDYLDLLEKELELFARHHRADREAVQLHFGGGTPNFFGPEQIDRLAAMIDQHFKFTPDAEKSVELDPRRLSPEHVEAFARMGLTRASFGVQDSNPEVQKVIHREQPQAMNVAAMETLRANGFDSVNIDLIYGLPLQTPESFDQTLDQVLELKPDRFAIFNYAHVPWMRPAQKILEKAGLPDARTKLELLKLCIERLTREGYVYIGMDHFALPDDELVVAQRECSLQRNFQGYSTRAGVEICGFGISSISQGADSYRQNVKDIESYRAMVESGRLPVAKGYELTDEDKLRADVIMRLMCDLSLNYAQMSAKWDIDFQEHFAGALDQLKEPASDGLLDFTAEGLDVTERGRLFIRNLAMCFDAYLEPATEGRYSRTV; encoded by the coding sequence ATGCGGATTTCCGAACAGGACTTGCAACTCATCGAAAAGTACAACCGGCCGGGGCCGCGCTATACCAGTTACCCGCCGGCCAATCATTTCCGTGAGTACCAGGACCCGGCACCGCTGCTGACTTCCGTGGAATCCGGCGAGGCGCCGCTATCGCTCTATTTCCATCTGCCCTTTTGTGAAACGCTCTGCTGGTTCTGCGGCTGTCACATGATCCCCACGCTCGATCGCAATCGGGCGACCGACTATCTGGACTTGTTGGAGAAAGAGCTCGAACTTTTCGCGCGGCATCACCGCGCGGACCGCGAAGCGGTTCAACTACACTTCGGCGGGGGCACGCCCAACTTTTTCGGGCCCGAGCAAATCGACCGCCTGGCGGCGATGATTGACCAGCATTTCAAATTTACGCCCGACGCGGAAAAATCGGTGGAGCTGGATCCCCGTCGTTTGAGCCCCGAGCATGTCGAGGCCTTTGCCCGGATGGGCCTGACCCGTGCATCGTTTGGTGTGCAGGACAGTAACCCCGAAGTGCAAAAGGTTATCCATCGGGAGCAGCCGCAGGCAATGAACGTGGCGGCGATGGAAACATTACGGGCCAACGGGTTTGACTCCGTCAACATCGACCTGATTTACGGGCTGCCGCTGCAGACCCCGGAGAGTTTCGATCAGACGCTGGATCAGGTTCTGGAGCTGAAGCCGGATCGTTTTGCCATCTTTAACTACGCGCATGTGCCCTGGATGCGGCCGGCGCAGAAAATTCTGGAAAAAGCGGGCCTGCCCGATGCGCGCACAAAGCTCGAACTGCTTAAGCTCTGTATCGAACGGCTGACCCGCGAGGGCTATGTCTATATCGGAATGGACCACTTTGCCTTGCCGGATGACGAGTTGGTCGTCGCACAGCGTGAGTGCTCACTGCAGCGGAACTTCCAAGGCTACAGCACGCGTGCCGGCGTCGAGATCTGCGGTTTCGGGATCTCCAGCATCTCGCAAGGCGCGGACAGCTACCGCCAGAACGTAAAGGACATCGAGAGTTACCGCGCGATGGTCGAGTCCGGGCGTCTGCCGGTGGCTAAGGGCTACGAGCTGACCGACGAAGATAAATTGCGGGCCGATGTCATCATGCGCCTGATGTGTGATCTTTCCCTGAACTACGCACAAATGTCGGCGAAGTGGGACATTGATTTCCAGGAGCACTTTGCCGGTGCTCTGGACCAGCTCAAGGAGCCCGCCAGCGACGGCTTGCTCGATTTCACGGCTGAGGGACTGGACGTGACCGAGCGGGGCCGCCTTTTCATCCGGAATCTCGCGATGTGCTTCGACGCCTATCTCGAGCCGGCAACCGAAGGACGGTACTCGCGGACGGTGTAG
- a CDS encoding entericidin A/B family lipoprotein, which translates to MKKYLTLLAALTAVLALMGCNTLDGVGEDLEDAGESMQEAAD; encoded by the coding sequence ATGAAAAAATATCTGACACTACTCGCTGCACTGACTGCGGTTCTGGCACTCATGGGTTGTAACACGCTCGACGGCGTGGGCGAAGATCTGGAAGACGCCGGCGAAAGCATGCAAGAGGCGGCCGATTAA